GATCGCCGCCGCCGTCATCGGCGGCACCAGCCTCTTCGGCGGGCGCGGCACCGCCTACTCCGCACTGCTCGGCATGCTCGTCATCGGAGCGGTGTCCAACGGCATGGATCTGCTCAACCAGACCTCCGCCGTCAAATACGTGATCACCGGCGCTGTACTCGTCGTCGCCGTCGTGATCGATTCCCTGGCACGACGAGGAAGGGCGGCTAGCGGCCGATGAGTGTCAACGCGTTTCTGCGACAGGGTTTCATCCCCTTCGAGGAGGGCGTGCTGGACCAGACCGGCCGGCTCACCGAGGTCGCCCCCGTCCTGCGCGAGCGGGCGCTCGCCGCGGCGGCCACCGCCGGCCGGCCCGCCCGGGTGACCTTCATCGGTATCGGCGCGAGCCTCGCGGCCCTCACCGCCCCGGCCGCCCACCTCTCCGCACACGGCATCCCGAGCGTCCGCCTCAACGCGGCCGAGGCCGGACCGTTCGACGAGGACGCCACGCTCATCGCCCTGTCGCAGTCGGGCCGCAGCCGCGAGACCGTCGACGTGATGCGTACGGCCCCGGGCCGCAGGCTCGCCGTCGTCAACGTCACCGACTCGCCGATGGCCTCCGCCGCCGACTCGGTCCTCACCCTCGGCGACCTGCCCGACAGCCTCGCCTCGACCATCGGGTTCACCGCCTCGGCGATGGCCGTGTCGATGCTCGCCGAGAGCTGGACCGACGGCGAACCGTCCGCGTCCTGGCTCACCCTGGGCGAACGGCTGGCGGCCTTCCTCACCGCGAACTCCCCGCGTACCGAGGAGATCGCGGACCGGCTGTCGGCCGCGTCGATCATCGATCTGGTGGCCCCGGCCGACCAGTACGGCGCGGTCGAGGGCGGCGCGCTGCTGCTGCGCGAGGTGGTGCGGGTGCCCGCCGCGTCGTTCGAGACCCGGCAGT
Above is a window of Streptomyces sp. NBC_01498 DNA encoding:
- a CDS encoding SIS domain-containing protein — its product is MSVNAFLRQGFIPFEEGVLDQTGRLTEVAPVLRERALAAAATAGRPARVTFIGIGASLAALTAPAAHLSAHGIPSVRLNAAEAGPFDEDATLIALSQSGRSRETVDVMRTAPGRRLAVVNVTDSPMASAADSVLTLGDLPDSLASTIGFTASAMAVSMLAESWTDGEPSASWLTLGERLAAFLTANSPRTEEIADRLSAASIIDLVAPADQYGAVEGGALLLREVVRVPAASFETRQYLHGLMESTNPSTLHLVLDGPDDGQIVRALGSLGRQIVELRTGAPVAHGERTLVVPVETRSPLEIPIFVAALLQHVALRAAEKRGIDPDEFLFLDTGTKLDDGE